The Syntrophorhabdus sp. genome includes the window TCGGTCAGGAGAAGGCCTTGAGGTCGCTTGACTTCGGCCTCAACATGGACAGCACCGGTTTCAACGTTTTTGCCATCGGCGAGAGCGGTACCGGGAAGATGTCCACGGTGATGTACATGTTGAGGCAAAAGGCGGCCAACGAAGAGGCCCCTGCCGACTGGTGTTATGTCCACAATTTCAAGGACCCCGACAGTTCCATAGCCCTTTCCTTCGGGCCGGGCAAGGGTGCCGTATTCCAGAAGGAGCTCGAGGAGATGATCAAGATCCTCAGGCTCGAGATACCGAAGGCCTTTGAATCCAAGGAATACGAGACCCAGAAGAGCAAGATCGTCGACGAGTTCCAGCAGAAGCAGCAGGAGTATCTCACCCGTCTCGATACGGAGGCGAAGGAGAGGGGTTTCACGGTGAAGCGGGGGCCGACGGGGGTCCTCATCGTTCCCGTCAAAGAGAGCGGGGAACTTATGTCGAAGGAGGAGTTCGACGCCCTCGACGCCAAGGCCAGGAAGAAGCTCGAGGAAACAGGACGTCTCTTTCAGGAGAAACTGAACGACGTGGTCCGTATCCTCCGGGAGGCGGAGAAGATCGTCAACGAAATGGTGATACGCCTTGACAGGATGGTCGCCCTCGATATCGTCGGCCCCATGGTCGATGCCATCCAGAAGAAATACGGAGAGCAGGAGAAGGTCGTCAAATACCTCGAGGATGTGAAAGAGGACATACTGACCCATCTCGACGATTTCAAGGTTACCGAGGAAGCCCCCTCGCCCCTGCCCTTCCTGAAGATGCCGAAGGCGGAGACCTCTTTTACCAGGTACGCTGTCAATGTCATTGTTAACAATGGGGAGAGCAAGGGAGCCCCCGTGGTGTACGAGAGCAACCCAACCTACCTCAACCTCTTCGGCAGGATGGAGTACAAGGTTCAGTACGGCATGGCGACAACGGATTTCACGATGATAAAGGCCGGCTCATTGCACAAGGCGAACGGGGGCTATCTTGTCATCGACGCCCTGGAGCTCCTGAGGAACGCCTTTTCTTACGAGGCATTGAAACGGGCGCTCAAGAATGGGGAGATCCGCATCGAGGACGTGCTGGAGCAATATCGTCTCATCAGCACGGCGGGTCTGAAGCCCGAGGCCATCCCCCTCGACGTGAAGGTCGTCCTCACGGGCAACCCCTACCTTTACTATATCCTCCATGCCTACGACGAGGACTCCCGGGAGCTTTTCAAGGTGAAGGCCGATTTCGACAGCCGCATGGAAAGGAACCGGGAGAACACCGACAAGTACGCGCTCTATGTCGCCCAGTGCCAGAAAGATGAGAATCTTCTTCCCTTCGACAGGACGGCCGTGGCGCGGATCGTGGAGATGGGCTCGCGTTTTGCCGACCATCAGGGCAAGCTCTCGACACGGTTCGGCGACATTGCCGACCTCATACGGGAGTCCCATTACTGGGCAAAGAAGGAGGGTGTCGACCGCGTGAGCGCCGCCCACGTCACTAGGGCCGTCAAGGAGAAGATCTACAGGGTGAACCGCATCGAGGAAAGGCTGCAGGAGATGATGATCGAGGATACCCTCATCGTGAACACGGCAGGGGAGAAGGTGGGGCAGGTGAACGGCCTCGCCGTCCTTGACATCGGCGACTACGCTTTCGGTAAACCGTCCCGTATCACCGCGAAGACCTACATGGGCAGGGCGGGTGTCGTCAACCTCGAGCGGGAGACGAAGATGAGCGGCAAGATCCACGAGAAGGCCATCCTTATCATCACGAGCTATCTCGGCGGGAAGTACGCCGTCAACAAGCCGATAAGCCTCTCCGCGTCGATCACCTTCGAGCAGCTTTACGAGATGGTCGAAGGTGACAGCGCTACCTGCGCCGAGCTCTACGCCCTGCTTTCCTCCATCAGCGGCGTTCCCCTCAAGCAGTCCTTCGCCGTGACGGGCTCCATGGACCAGAACGGGGACGTTCAGCCCATAGGCGGGGTGAACCAGAAGATAGAGGGTTTCTTCCATCTCTGCAAGATGCGCGGCCTCGACGGGTCGCAGGGGGTGATAATCCCGAAACGCAACACACGGAACCTGGTGCTGAGCGACGACGTCATAGAGGCGGTGGAGAAGGGGCTTTTCAACGTATACACCATTGACCGCATGGAGGAAGGCCTCGAGATCCTGACGGGCATGCCGGCCGGCGAACCGGGGACCGACGGGACCTATCCCGAGGGCACACTGAATCATCTCGTGGAAAAGCGCCTCACGGAGATCTCAGAGGTGATGGAGAAGAAGAAGGGCAATGGAGAGGAAGGCCGGGAAAAGAAGAACAGCAACGGTCAGTGAGAGGCTATGGCGCTCTCAGCGATGGTCTCGTAGAAGTCATCGGGGGGTTCTTCGTAGAGTCCCTTGATGACCCGGAGCTTTGCCTCGCGAATGAGCTCGGGGTCGTCAAGCTCGTCATCGGTAACGAAATCGGCCTCGCCGTCCCTGAGTTCGATGGCCTCGAGGGAAACCTCATACCACTGCGCGACGAAATCATCTATGGCCTCGATCGTCGTTTTTTCTACCATGGCTCTGTCAGGCTCCTGCCCCTTGCTTTTGAGAAGGGCCATCACCTTCTTGACGGTGTCGGTCACGAGCTTGTCCCGCAGGTCCGGGGTTCCCAGCTTCTGTTTTTTCATCGCGCAAACCCTCCGAAGAAACGCCCCATGGGTTGTTGTACCCGTAGTCCTGGTTGCTTTCATTCATTTTTACACGAAACACGGCGCGGAGTAAAATAGTTTTTGTGGAGGTGGTTTGGCACAGAGCTTGCAGAAGTCTCTGGCATGAAAGCTCGAATTGACAGGATGTCAGGAACACAAAAGACCCGTGGGGACATCAACGAATCCGTCCGGGAATGCTTTCACCTTCTTGCCAAGAGCTGCGAGAGATACGGCGAGATGGAAAGGTCCGAGGCGCCGGAAGTCGTCATGGACATGGAAAAGCTGCTCATCTGGAAACGGATCATGTTCCTCTTCAACGCGGATCCCGACCGCCGAAACTGATGTCAGAATACTGACACGGGATGACCGGCAGGAGGTATCGCCGTCGCGCGGTCTGTGCCCTCGAGAGATGCGCCGGACCAAAGCCTGCTGCAGTTGCATCGTTGCTTTTGCAGGCGCCTTCACGTTACAATAGGCGATGCTTGAGACCATCAGGGACCGTCTCCTGACCCATCGACCGAGGCAGATACCTTCCGACCCTTCACTGAGGGCCGCAACGGCTCTCCTCCTTTTTCAGCGTGACGGAGACGTCCACTGCGTGCTCACCAAACGCACCGACACCGTGCGGCACCACAAGGGAGAGGTCTCGTTCCCTGGAGGCATGTTCGAGGCAACGGACAGGGACCTTGAACACACGGCTTTCAGGGAGGTCGAGGAAGAGATCGGCGTTCAGTTCGGCGACGTGGAGGTCATCGGCAGGCTCGACGATTCATGGACGTATTCCGGATTCGTTATCTCTCCCTTTGTCGGGGTCATGCCTTACCCCTACGAGTTTTCTACAAACCCCCGGGAGGTGGCCTATCTCATCTTCCTTCCCTACAGCATCCTCAAGGGCGAGGAGTTCGCACCGCAACGCCGGTCAGGAGAGTGGACCTCCTTCCACTATAACGGTGACAGGATATGGGGAGCCACGTGCAGGACCCTCATGACCTTCAGGGACATCGTGGACAATGAGAAACTTTGACCTCAAGGTGCTCCTTATCCTTTCTCTCGGTCACCTTGTGGTCGATATCTACCAGGGGGCTCTTCCCGCCATTCTGCCTTTTCTGAAGGAGAAACTCGACCTTACCTACGCGATGACGGGCATGATACTCATGGCGTCGAACTTCACGTCCTCCATCCTGCAGCCTGTTTTCGGGTATGTCTCGGACAAAAAGGCCATGGCCTACCTTTTGCCCCTGGGGCTTGTCGCCGCCGGCGTCGGGTTCTCGGTGCTGCCCTTTTCTCCCTATTTCCTCCTCATCCTGGGCCTTGTCATAATAAGCGGCCTGGGAGTGGCATCCTATCATCCCGAGGGTTACAAGACGGCCCATTTTTTCACGGGTGACAGGCCGGCGACGGGCATGTCCGTTTTCTCTGTGGGCGGGAACGTCGGTTTCTCTCTGGGTCCCATCCTTTCCATGTACATCATAGACCTGTACGGATTCCCCTGGCTGCCCGTCATCGTTGTACCCTCTCTCCTGTGCGCCGCGGTCATCGTGGCATACCGGAGGACCATAATGGTGCCCGTGGCTGTCCACGGGGAGGCGGCAAGAAGGGAGGCGCCGAAGACGTCCTCGGTGGAGTACATCGCGCTGGCCATGGTCATCCTCATTGTCGTCATGCGTTCCTGGACCCAGATAGGTCTCATGACGTACATCCCCTTCTACTACATCGACTATCTTAAGGTGGACCCGCTTTACGCCGGGAAGCTCGTCTTCGTTTTCCTTTTCTGCGGTGCCGTCGGGACGCTGCTGGGAGCTCCCATCGCCGACCGGTTCGGCCACCGTTTCTTCGTGCGCCTGTCCATGTTCCTCTCCACGGTGACCCTGCCTGTCATGTTCCTGCCGGCCGTGGAGCAGAGCCCCTTCCTCTTCGTTGTCCTCGGCGTTCAGGGAATGCTCCTTGTTTCCACCTTCTCCGTCACCATCGTCATGGCCCAGAAGCTCCTTCCCACGAAGCTCGGCATCGCGTCGGGACTCATGGTGGGATTTGCCATCGGCACGGGCGGTGTCGGCGTGACCATCCTCGGTCTCGTCGCGGACCACTATGGTGTGCCCGTCGCGTTATATTCGATCTCGGTTTTGCCCGCACTGGGGTTCATACTGAGCATGTTCCTGAGGTACGATGACTAAAAGAGAAAGCCTTATCAGCATAGTGGGGAGACCCAACGTCGGCAAGTCGACCTTCTTCAACAGGGTCATCGGGTATCGCAAGGCCATCACGGAGGACACACCCGGCGTGACGAGAGACCGCAACTACGGTTCCTTCGAAATGGGCGGGAGAAGCTTTCTCCTCGTCGATACGGGGGGTTTCTCCTCGTCGGAAGAGGACGGGTTCTCGAAGCTCATCATGAAGCAGATCGAGGCGTCGCTTCACGAGTCGTCGGCGGTGATATTCCTGCTCGACGGCAAGGAAGGGGTGATGCCCGCCGACCGGGACATCGCCCGGATGCTCAGGCGGCTGCACAAACCCGTCTACTACGTCGTCAACAAGATGGACTCGAAGAAGCGGGAGGAGGCGCTCGTCGATTTTTACGAGCTTGGCGCCGACACCCTCTATCCCGTGAGCGCGGCCCATGGCCTCGGCATAGGCGACCTCCTCGACGATGTCCTGAAAGGGATGGAAGAAGGGGAGGGAGAGGAGACGCCCGAGGGCGCGGAAGATCTCCGCGTCACCCGGATCGCCCTCGTCGGGAAGCCCAACACGGGAAAGTCATCCCTTGCCAACTGCATCCTCGGCTCGGAGAGGATGATCGTCAGCGACATCCCCGGCACCACCCGGGATTCCGTGGATTCCCGGATCGTTCGCGAGGGAAGGGAGCTTGTCCTCATCGACACGGCGGGCTTGAGGAAGAAGGGCAAGATCTCCGAGAAGGTGGAGGAGTATTCCGTGTCGAGTGCGGTGAGGAGCATCGAGCGCGCTGACGTGGTGAACCTCATCGTCGACGCGGCCGAAGGCCCCGGCCATCAAGAAGGGAGCATCGCGCACCTCATCATATCGAGGGGCAAGGGTCTTTGCATCGTCATCAACAAGTGGGACCTCGTGAAGAAGGAGTTCACTCAGGAGAAATACCGCGACATGGTCTACGAGAGGATCCCCCACGCCTCCTTTGCTCCCGTGGTCTTCTCGTCGGCGAAAAAAGGGACCGGGATAGACGGCATCCTCGACATGGACCTTGCCGTCTACGAACAACTGACGACGAGGATCGGCACCGCCCCCCTCAACAAGGCCTTCGCCGATTTCTTTGCCCGCCACGACATCTCCTACCAGAAGGGCAAACAGGTGAAGATATTCTACGCCAGTCAGGCCAAGGCTTCACCGCCGACCTTTGTCCTTTTCTCCAACCACCCGCGCCTCGTCCCCGACCACTACCGGAAGTACCTCGAGAACAGCCTCCGCGAAGAATTCGGCTTCATGGGAGCGCCCATACGGATAGTGCTGAAAAAGAAATGACCGCTTGAACCGCTTGAACAGTTCGAGTCGCTTGAACGGGAAAGGAAAGCGCTGCAAGACGAGCATTTCATGCATCGCGTCGCAGGTCTCACGTCACAGGCCAAAGGCCGTCACCGCTCATCTGGTCCCACGTTGCTGCGTGGTACCTCAGGAACTGTCGGTCCCGTGACAGGATGCATTGTATATGATGCAAAACGTTCTTGACATTGCGATATGCATCATTTATAATGCAACATGCTCTTCGCTATCGGCAAAGAGATCCGGAAGGCACGGAGGGGTCGGAAAGGCTCCCAGGCGGAGCTGGCGAGGGTTCTCGGCATGAGCCGTACCACCATCGGTCAGATCGAGAACGGCACTGCGCAGGACATCGGGGCGAGGAAGCTCATCAGGATCCTTGAATTCCTCGGCCTGGAATTGCGCGTGCGGCCCCTGGGCGCGCCTCCGACACTGGACGAACTCCGTGAAAAGGAGGGCGACTGATGGCTGATACTCCTTCTCTTGCCGTGTGGGCCGCGGACAACAGGTCAGGACTTCTGGCGCGGGGGCCTCGCAAGGAATGCGTGTTCGCCTATTCACCGGATGCCGGTGCCGATGCTCAGGTATCGCTTACGATGCCGGTCCGGCTGGAAAGCTGGGTGAGTCGTGACCTTCACCCTGTATTCCAGATGAACCTGCCGGAGGGGGCGCTGCTGGAAGCGATCCGGCGCGCCATTGCCAAGGTGGTGGGGGAGGATGACCTTTCCATCCTCCGCGTCACAGGGGGAAACCAGGTGGGAAGGAACCGGTTTTCGCTCCCCGGCGACGAGTCGCCGCACATTGCGGAGACACCGGAGTCCCTCGACGAATTGCTCACCTATCCGGACACGAGGGAACTCTTCCATGAACTTGTGGCAAGATATGCCCTGCGTTCCGGGATATCGGGAGTCCAGCCGAAGGTGCTCCTCGAGGCCTCGCAGCGGGGCGCATTGACGTCGTCCGGCTACATCGTGAAGTCCTGGGGGACGGACTACCCCTGCCTGGCCGCCAATGAGTATTTCTGCATGACCGCCGTGAAGCGTGCGGGGCTGCCAACGCCGGAGTTTTTCCTCTCCGACAACGGCGGGCTCTTCATCATGCGCCGCTTCGACGTCTCTGCCGGGGGTACTCCGATCGGATTCGAAGACATGTGCAGCCTTCAGGCGCTCGGCACGGCTCAAAAGTACTCCGGCAGCTACGAAAGGGTGGCAAGGAGCATCCGCGACTACGTCTCCGGTGACCGCCTGATGGAGGCCCGGGAGCGGTTCTTTGCCACGCTTGTCCTGTCGGTGATGGTTCGCAATGGCGACGCCCATCTGAAGAACTTCGGAGTCCTCTACGCCAAACCCGGGAGCTCTGTGGAGCTTGCGCCGGTCTACGACGTCGTCACGACGACGGCATACATTATTAATGATGTACCCGCGCTCACCCTTGCAGGCACGAAGAAATGGTGGCCCCGCAAAGTGCTGGAGCGTTTTGCCGTGACCCATCTCTTGCTGCCCGTGAAAAAGATCTCCGACACATTCACCCGCGCCTCCGAAGCTGTCATGGAGACGAGAGCGACGATCCCGGCTTACATATCGGACCACCCCGAGTTCCGCGAGATCGGCGAGCGCATGATGGGTCAGTGGGAGCAGGGCGTCAAGGAACTGACAGAACCGGTCTCGAAGACCTCCTGCCTTTCGTCTGATCCCTGAAACTGTCTCTTAAGGTATTTGACTTGAAACCTGGGACCTGAAACCTGCAACCGTCTTTATAAGGGGGGGGAGGGATCAGGGGAGGAAGGGGTAACCCCTGAACCCTCATGAGGCTTGATCAGCCTCGGGATTGCTGTTTTATTTGTGATGGCCGGGAAGGGTTTCTTGATCTCCTGGCTGTCATTCCGGAAGTCCCGGCCATCGTGATCAATTCATTCAAGCAACTTGCGTGCCATGGGAGACCCTTCCCGATATCTTCATGATATCTCGGTCTTACATGGATGAAGGGAGCCGTGCCGTGTCTTGCGTGCAGGCAAGATATGTCGAAGGCCCTTATGGACGTCGACAATGATGTCGAAGGCACTCGGCCGGGGGACCGGCGCGACAGGGGCGCCCCCGCCAGGGGGCGCATGCGGGCAACAGGGGAATTTCCTTGATTATTTTCGTGAAAATTATACAATAATAGGTCTATGGACAAGCAAACCGTCAAGGTTGTCGCGAAGGAGTTCTACAGGTATCTCGACAACGAGAAGGGAGCTGCCTTCAACACGATGCGGGCGTACCGCGGCGATGTGGAGGACTTCGTCCGGTTCGTTTCGGAGGGGTCCTTTGAGGTCGTGGACCATGAGACGATCCGGGCGTACATAGTGCACGTATATAAGGGTCTCAAGAAATCGTCACTGGCGCGGAAGGTCTCGGCGATCAAGATGTTCTTCAGGTTCATGAAGAAGAAGGGCTACATCGACGAGAACACGGCCCTTATCATCCGCAGCCCGAGGATAGAGAAACACCTCCCCAAGTTCTACACGATCGACGAGATGTTCCACTTCCTCGATTTCCTGCCCCGGGACGGATGGCTCAATATGCGCAACAGGGCCATCTTCGAGCTCATGTATTCCTCTGGCATGAGGGCGAGCGAGGTCCTCAGCATGGACAAGGAAGACCTTCACCTCGAGGGCATGTGGGCGCGGGTGATGGGCAAAGGCGGCAAGGAAAGGATCCTGCCTTTCGGCGAGAAGGCGAAAGAGGCCCTCGAGGAATACCTGGCCGCGGTGGGGATGATGGACAAGTTTGCGGCGAACAAGGCCCTTTTCATCAATGTGAGGGGCGAGCGCCTCACATACAGGGGCCTGTTGAAGATAATGAAGAAGCACCAGATCAAGGCCCAGCTCTTCAAGAGTCTGTCGCTTCACGGGATCAGGCACTCCTTTGCCACGCACATGCTGGACAACGGGGCCGATCTCAGGGGGATCCAGGAGCTGCTCGGCCATTCCAAGCTCTCCACAACGCAAAGATACACCCATGTCTCCATGGACAAGCTCATGGAGATATACGACAAATCGCATCCCAGAAGGTAAAGAATGGAAGCCACGACTGTTTTGTGCGTCAGACACAATGGGGGAATTGCTATTGGAGGCGACGGTCAGGTCACGATGAACGCCACGGTGATGAAGCACACGGCGAAGAAGGTCCGCAAACTCTATAGCGATAAATGCCTGGCCGGTTTTGCCGGTGCCACCGCGGACGCCTTCACCCTCTTCGAGCGCTTCGAGAAGAAACTGGAGCAGTACAACGGCAACATCACGCGGGCGGCCGTGGAGCTCGCCAAGGACTGGAGGACGGACAGGCTCTTGAGGAGACTCGAGGCCCTGCTCATCGTTGCCGACAGTGACCATACGCTCATTCTTTCCGGCAACGGCGACGTCATCGAGCCTGACGACGGCATAGCGGCGATCGGTTCCGGAGGTCCCTACGCGCAGGCGGCGGCGAAGGCGCTCGTCAAGCACGCGTCACTCTCGGCGGTCGAGATCGTGAAGGAAGCCATGGCGATCGCCTCGGACATATGCATCTACACGAATGAAAGGGTAACGATAGAGGAACTTTGATGAAACAGTTGACGCCTAAGGAGATCATGGAGGAGCTGGACCGGTTCATCATCGGCCAGAACAAGGCGAAAAAGGCCGTGTCGGTGGCGCTTCGCAACCGCTGGCGGCGCCAGATGATACCGGCGGACCTGCGTGACGAGGTTGCGCCCAAGAACATCATCATGATCGGTCCCACCGGGGTGGGAAAAACGGAGATCGCCCGCAGGCTGGCAAAGCTGGCGAACGCCCCTTTCCTCAAGATAGAGGCGACGAAGTTCA containing:
- a CDS encoding AAA family ATPase: MTIGQEKALRSLDFGLNMDSTGFNVFAIGESGTGKMSTVMYMLRQKAANEEAPADWCYVHNFKDPDSSIALSFGPGKGAVFQKELEEMIKILRLEIPKAFESKEYETQKSKIVDEFQQKQQEYLTRLDTEAKERGFTVKRGPTGVLIVPVKESGELMSKEEFDALDAKARKKLEETGRLFQEKLNDVVRILREAEKIVNEMVIRLDRMVALDIVGPMVDAIQKKYGEQEKVVKYLEDVKEDILTHLDDFKVTEEAPSPLPFLKMPKAETSFTRYAVNVIVNNGESKGAPVVYESNPTYLNLFGRMEYKVQYGMATTDFTMIKAGSLHKANGGYLVIDALELLRNAFSYEALKRALKNGEIRIEDVLEQYRLISTAGLKPEAIPLDVKVVLTGNPYLYYILHAYDEDSRELFKVKADFDSRMERNRENTDKYALYVAQCQKDENLLPFDRTAVARIVEMGSRFADHQGKLSTRFGDIADLIRESHYWAKKEGVDRVSAAHVTRAVKEKIYRVNRIEERLQEMMIEDTLIVNTAGEKVGQVNGLAVLDIGDYAFGKPSRITAKTYMGRAGVVNLERETKMSGKIHEKAILIITSYLGGKYAVNKPISLSASITFEQLYEMVEGDSATCAELYALLSSISGVPLKQSFAVTGSMDQNGDVQPIGGVNQKIEGFFHLCKMRGLDGSQGVIIPKRNTRNLVLSDDVIEAVEKGLFNVYTIDRMEEGLEILTGMPAGEPGTDGTYPEGTLNHLVEKRLTEISEVMEKKKGNGEEGREKKNSNGQ
- a CDS encoding CoA pyrophosphatase, translated to MLETIRDRLLTHRPRQIPSDPSLRAATALLLFQRDGDVHCVLTKRTDTVRHHKGEVSFPGGMFEATDRDLEHTAFREVEEEIGVQFGDVEVIGRLDDSWTYSGFVISPFVGVMPYPYEFSTNPREVAYLIFLPYSILKGEEFAPQRRSGEWTSFHYNGDRIWGATCRTLMTFRDIVDNEKL
- a CDS encoding MFS transporter produces the protein MRNFDLKVLLILSLGHLVVDIYQGALPAILPFLKEKLDLTYAMTGMILMASNFTSSILQPVFGYVSDKKAMAYLLPLGLVAAGVGFSVLPFSPYFLLILGLVIISGLGVASYHPEGYKTAHFFTGDRPATGMSVFSVGGNVGFSLGPILSMYIIDLYGFPWLPVIVVPSLLCAAVIVAYRRTIMVPVAVHGEAARREAPKTSSVEYIALAMVILIVVMRSWTQIGLMTYIPFYYIDYLKVDPLYAGKLVFVFLFCGAVGTLLGAPIADRFGHRFFVRLSMFLSTVTLPVMFLPAVEQSPFLFVVLGVQGMLLVSTFSVTIVMAQKLLPTKLGIASGLMVGFAIGTGGVGVTILGLVADHYGVPVALYSISVLPALGFILSMFLRYDD
- the der gene encoding ribosome biogenesis GTPase Der; the protein is MTKRESLISIVGRPNVGKSTFFNRVIGYRKAITEDTPGVTRDRNYGSFEMGGRSFLLVDTGGFSSSEEDGFSKLIMKQIEASLHESSAVIFLLDGKEGVMPADRDIARMLRRLHKPVYYVVNKMDSKKREEALVDFYELGADTLYPVSAAHGLGIGDLLDDVLKGMEEGEGEETPEGAEDLRVTRIALVGKPNTGKSSLANCILGSERMIVSDIPGTTRDSVDSRIVREGRELVLIDTAGLRKKGKISEKVEEYSVSSAVRSIERADVVNLIVDAAEGPGHQEGSIAHLIISRGKGLCIVINKWDLVKKEFTQEKYRDMVYERIPHASFAPVVFSSAKKGTGIDGILDMDLAVYEQLTTRIGTAPLNKAFADFFARHDISYQKGKQVKIFYASQAKASPPTFVLFSNHPRLVPDHYRKYLENSLREEFGFMGAPIRIVLKKK
- a CDS encoding helix-turn-helix transcriptional regulator; translation: MLFAIGKEIRKARRGRKGSQAELARVLGMSRTTIGQIENGTAQDIGARKLIRILEFLGLELRVRPLGAPPTLDELREKEGD
- a CDS encoding type II toxin-antitoxin system HipA family toxin — its product is MADTPSLAVWAADNRSGLLARGPRKECVFAYSPDAGADAQVSLTMPVRLESWVSRDLHPVFQMNLPEGALLEAIRRAIAKVVGEDDLSILRVTGGNQVGRNRFSLPGDESPHIAETPESLDELLTYPDTRELFHELVARYALRSGISGVQPKVLLEASQRGALTSSGYIVKSWGTDYPCLAANEYFCMTAVKRAGLPTPEFFLSDNGGLFIMRRFDVSAGGTPIGFEDMCSLQALGTAQKYSGSYERVARSIRDYVSGDRLMEARERFFATLVLSVMVRNGDAHLKNFGVLYAKPGSSVELAPVYDVVTTTAYIINDVPALTLAGTKKWWPRKVLERFAVTHLLLPVKKISDTFTRASEAVMETRATIPAYISDHPEFREIGERMMGQWEQGVKELTEPVSKTSCLSSDP
- a CDS encoding tyrosine recombinase XerC; translated protein: MDKQTVKVVAKEFYRYLDNEKGAAFNTMRAYRGDVEDFVRFVSEGSFEVVDHETIRAYIVHVYKGLKKSSLARKVSAIKMFFRFMKKKGYIDENTALIIRSPRIEKHLPKFYTIDEMFHFLDFLPRDGWLNMRNRAIFELMYSSGMRASEVLSMDKEDLHLEGMWARVMGKGGKERILPFGEKAKEALEEYLAAVGMMDKFAANKALFINVRGERLTYRGLLKIMKKHQIKAQLFKSLSLHGIRHSFATHMLDNGADLRGIQELLGHSKLSTTQRYTHVSMDKLMEIYDKSHPRR
- the hslV gene encoding ATP-dependent protease subunit HslV — its product is MEATTVLCVRHNGGIAIGGDGQVTMNATVMKHTAKKVRKLYSDKCLAGFAGATADAFTLFERFEKKLEQYNGNITRAAVELAKDWRTDRLLRRLEALLIVADSDHTLILSGNGDVIEPDDGIAAIGSGGPYAQAAAKALVKHASLSAVEIVKEAMAIASDICIYTNERVTIEEL